From the genome of Etheostoma spectabile isolate EspeVRDwgs_2016 chromosome 10, UIUC_Espe_1.0, whole genome shotgun sequence, one region includes:
- the trim105 gene encoding tripartite motif containing 105, with product MRSTRVRRVPKQQPRQGSESRRDFEVFGHTFLQVTYNTFAFTSSVWTHFWQPSTMAAAAAAVVAKSPKGSLREDLTCAICCDLFREPVMLACMHHFCKPCISRYWRGTQGPVTCPQCRKEFSSKQFQTNYLVTAMVEKVRATTSDTYIKNLEKQLKETLESHRQKKEDVINSIRRDKDKMDTIKRFGADLEARVKGEFRALYQMLHDEETCVLEQLRREQEEELEKVQRHLEAMEMAVRELEDNMRALQQASGATENVMLTELPQLRSCVLVDVAPEFDTNAFSNKYLAPLQYITWRKMFKSLEPGPSPLTFDVDTAHPNIQVSRDKTAAVECDVMIPHTDHNKRFLQCVNILAAQGFQSGRHYWEVEVGSKPKWDLGVASEAVDRQARIKLSPETGYWTLRLRNGSEYSAGTQPWTRLQIGSSPQRLGVFLDCDERRVSFYNAGDMSLLYSFTNGPRGKVFPFFSPCISDRSQKPPPIKLLHYPHVALSG from the exons ATGCGCAGTACGCGTGTACGTCGTGTTCCCAAACAGCAACCGAGGCAGGGTAGCGAAAGCAGAAGGGACTTTGAAGTATTTGGGCACACATTTCTCCAAGTAACATACAAC ACTTTTGCTTTTACTTCCTCAGTGTGGACACACTTTTGGCAACCATCCACCATGgctgcggctgctgctgctgttgttgctaaaTCCCCCAAAGGCAGCCTGAGAGAGGACCTGACATGTGCCATATGTTGTGACCTGTTCCGGGAGCCTGTCATGTTGGCCTGTATGCACCACTTCTGCAAACCCTGCATCTCCAGGTACTGGAGAGGGACTCAGGGGCCCGTGACCTGCCCGCAATGTCGCAAGGAGTTCAGCTCCAAGCAGTTCCAAACTAACTACCTTGTGACAGCCATGGTGGAGAAGGTCCGGGCCACCACCTCGGACACGTATATCAAAAACCTAGAG AAACAACTGAAAGAGACTTTGGAAAGCCATCGCCAGAAAAAGGAGGATGTCATCAACAGTATTCgcagagacaaagacaagatGGATACCATAAAG AGATTCGGAGCAGATCTTGAGGCTCGTGTCAAAGGGGAATTCAGAGCTCTTTATCAGATGTTGCATGACGAGGAGACCTGCGTGCTGGAGCAGCTGaggagagagcaggaggaggagctggagaaaGTCCAGCGCCACCTGGAGGCCATGGAGATGGCCGTGAGGGAGCTGGAGGATAATATGAGAGCACTACAGCAGGCTAGCGGCGCCACTGAGAACGTCATGCTGACTGAG CTCCCACAGCTAAG GTCATGTGTGCTGGTGGATGTTGCCCCGGAGTTTGATACAAACGCTTTCAGCAACAAATACTTGGCCCCATTACAGTACATCACATGGAGGAAGATGTTCAAGTCTTTGGAGCCAG GTCCTTCTCCATTAACGTTTGATGTCGACACAGCGCACCCGAACATTCAAGTCTCCAGGGACAAAACGGCGGCAGTTGAATGTGACGTCATGATCCCACATACGGACCACAACAAGCGTTTCCTCCAGTGCGTCAACATTTTGGCTGCCCAGGGCTTCCAGTCAGGCCGACACTACTGGGAGGTAGAAGTGGGCTCTAAGCCCAAGTGGGACCTGGGCGTGGCGTCTGAGGCCGTAGACAGGCAAGCTCGGATCAAGCTGAGCCCCGAAACCGGCTACTGGACGCTGAGGCTGCGGAATGGGAGCGAGTACTCGGCCGGCACACAGCCCTGGACGAGGCTGCAGATCGGCTCGTCCCCTCAGAGGCTCGGGGTTTTCTTAGACTGCGACGAGAGGAGGGTGTCCTTCTACAACGCCGGTGATATGAGTCTTCTCTACTCGTTCACCAACGGGCCGAGGGGCAAGGTATTCCCCTTCTTCAGCCCATGCATTAGTGACCGCAGTCAAAAACCTCCACCAATCAAACTCCTCCACTACCCTCATGTTGCTCTGTCAGGCTAA
- the npy7r gene encoding neuropeptide Y receptor Y7: MSPPDTSNTTSEGDFGETIPWLQFNDSMGLYPPGFHTDITKHLGVQITLITAYSLIILLGLVGNALVIYMIIRYRNMRTVTNFFIANLALADLLVDTLCLPFTLVYTLLDEWKFGSVLCHMVPFAQALSVHVSILTLTVIALERYRCIIFHLGRRLTWHSSFLIMAFTWTMSAVLAAPLAIFREYRHEEIPSINLRIAVCSEKWPHGTSRDGVIYSLSMLLLQYILPLAIISYTYICIWVKLKNHISPSTRIDSINRRKKTTKMLALVVVVFATCWLPFHVFQLASDLDLVLRFKEYKLIYTVFHIIAMCSTFTNPLLYGWMNKNYRNGFLMVFRCEDRLDSFHPRARSGHALQEG; encoded by the coding sequence ATGAGCCCACCAGACACATCCAACACCACAAGCGAAGGGGATTTTGGGGAAACCATTCCCTGGTTGCAATTCAACGACAGCATGGGTTTATATCCACCTGGTTTCCACACTGACATCACCAAGCACCTTGGAGTCCAGATCACCCTGATCACAGCTTATTCCCTCATCATTCTGCTGGGGCTGGTGGGGAACGCTCTTGTCATTTACATGATTATTCGTTACAGAAACATGCGAACAGTGACCAACTTCTTCATAGCTAACCTGGCTCTGGCAGACCTCCTGGTGGACACTCTCTGCTTGCCCTTCACTCTGGTTTACACTCTGCTAGATGAGTGGAAGTTTGGATCTGTGTTGTGCCACATGGTGCCGTTTGCCCAGGCCCTGAGTGTGCATGTATCCATCCTGACCCTGACTGTCATCGCTTTGGAGCGTTACCGCTGCATCATCTTTCACCTTGGCCGGCGCCTCACATGGCACTCCAGCTTCCTCATCATGGCATTCACCTGGACTATGTCTGCTGTCCTGGCAGCACCCTTGGCCATCTTCAGAGAGTACCGCCATGAAGAGATCCCTTCCATCAACCTGCGTATCGCTGTCTGCTCTGAGAAGTGGCCCCACGGGACCAGCAGGGACGGAGTCATCTACAGCCTCTCCATGCTGCTCCTACAGTACATTCTTCCTTTAGCCATCATCAGTTACACTTACATCTGCATCTGGGTCAAACTTAAGAATCACATCAGCCCATCCACCCGTATCGACAGCATCAACCGTCGCAAAAAGACCACCAAGATGTTGgcgctggtggtggtggtgtttgcTACCTGCTGGCTGCCGTTCCATGTGTTTCAGCTGGCCAGTGATCTGGACCTGGTGCTCAGGTTTAAGGAGTACAAACTAATATACACAGTGTTCCATATCATAGCTATGTGTTCGACTTTTACCAACCCTCTCCTCTATGGGTGGATGAATAAAAACTACAGGAATGGCTTCCTCATGGTGTTCCGTTGTGAGGATAGGCTAGATTCCTTCCACCCGAGGGCTCGTTCAGGACACGCTCTACAAGAAGGCTGA